A genomic segment from Meiothermus sp. Pnk-1 encodes:
- the glgC gene encoding glucose-1-phosphate adenylyltransferase — protein MSLKVLGMILAGGQGSRLYPLTAKRAKPAVPFGARYRIIDFVLNNFINSRIYAIYVLTQFKAQSLTEHIQRNWRFGAFLDDHFVLLVPAQMYRYEELGAAWYRGTADAIYQNLHLIFNNRPETVAVFGGDHIFKMNVAHMLDYHLDNRADITIAAYSVPVAEASRFGVLQVDDQWRLLDFEEKPKEPKPIPGRPDMALVSMGNYLFRTEALVELLEHDARDNNSSHDFGKDVIPRALKEGYRIQVYDFKRNPIPGQSGPNTYWRDVGTLDAYFEASMDLVAVTPEFDLYNEEWPLRAANYNSPPAKFVHEAGNRVGQAFNSLLAGGVIISGGTVRSSVLFRRVRVNSYALVERSVLFDHVEVGRYAKLKNVIVDKNVRIPPHTEIGFDLEADRARGFIVTPSGVVVVPKSYRF, from the coding sequence ATGAGCTTGAAAGTGCTAGGGATGATCCTCGCAGGGGGCCAGGGTAGCCGTCTGTACCCCCTCACCGCCAAACGCGCCAAGCCCGCCGTGCCTTTTGGAGCGCGCTATCGCATCATTGACTTCGTACTCAACAACTTCATCAACTCGCGCATCTATGCCATCTACGTGCTGACCCAGTTCAAGGCCCAATCGCTCACCGAGCACATCCAGCGCAACTGGCGCTTTGGGGCTTTTTTGGACGACCACTTCGTGCTGCTGGTCCCGGCCCAGATGTACCGCTACGAGGAGCTAGGAGCGGCCTGGTACCGCGGCACGGCCGATGCTATCTACCAGAACCTGCACCTCATCTTCAACAACCGCCCGGAGACGGTGGCTGTTTTCGGTGGCGACCATATCTTCAAGATGAACGTGGCCCACATGCTCGACTACCACCTCGACAACCGGGCCGACATCACCATCGCCGCCTATTCGGTGCCGGTGGCCGAGGCTAGCCGCTTTGGGGTACTCCAGGTGGATGACCAGTGGCGGCTGCTCGATTTCGAGGAGAAACCCAAGGAGCCCAAGCCTATCCCCGGTCGCCCGGATATGGCCCTCGTCTCGATGGGCAACTACCTCTTCCGCACCGAGGCCTTGGTGGAACTCCTCGAGCACGACGCCCGCGACAACAACTCCTCCCACGACTTCGGCAAGGACGTGATTCCCCGGGCGCTCAAAGAGGGGTACCGCATCCAGGTCTACGACTTCAAGCGCAACCCCATCCCCGGGCAGAGTGGCCCCAACACCTACTGGCGCGACGTGGGGACCCTGGATGCTTACTTTGAGGCCAGCATGGACTTGGTCGCCGTCACCCCGGAGTTCGACCTGTACAACGAGGAGTGGCCCCTGCGGGCGGCCAACTACAACAGCCCTCCCGCCAAATTTGTCCATGAGGCTGGGAACCGCGTCGGCCAGGCTTTCAACAGCCTTCTGGCGGGCGGGGTGATCATCTCGGGTGGGACGGTGCGCTCCTCGGTACTCTTCCGCCGGGTACGGGTCAATTCCTACGCCCTGGTAGAGCGCTCGGTGCTGTTCGATCATGTCGAGGTGGGCCGCTACGCCAAACTCAAGAACGTGATCGTGGACAAAAACGTGCGGATTCCTCCCCATACCGAAATCGGCTTTGACCTCGAGGCCGACCGCGCCCGAGGCTTCATCGTGACCCCTTCGGGGGTGGTGGTGGTGCCCAAGAGCTATCGTTTTTAG
- a CDS encoding AAA family ATPase, which translates to MRLSYDLLEWRTFPQDPEASLPEGSSESFYGQERAREALEAALRTGGHGYLVGPPGLGKKAALFDFLKHHPPRTPPPDQLYLPLSPSLVLGVLLPAGQGWELQRAASSFLAERQLIQGYLEQMPFLQEKYQLEAQFNAQQRALLEKLAEEAKAQGFTLERTEEGLRLSGPQEPSPDLKARLEETVLALMSLAHRGREALGRLRYEWAAQYLEPRLRTLCERYPTARPYWEALHRQLLAWSEAGEYPQDVTPWQAHLLLGAASQSPPPVIYEPLPTPARLCGRLEYRSVEGGLFTHVGLIRPGALHKAQGGFLVLDAIQVWQQGSWPYLKRALKNGEIELFGEEGNPKVQSLEVLPMPLQTQVFLVGTPEVFHLLEHDEDFAELFRFRAEFSPVLEANPQALRFLGNFVQSHGYPLRQGALAALYDHARRSVEHRQLLDARLGELLALAREARALAPTPLTREAVLQAIRLHEARSALSEEHFLREVQEGTWSFQLQGRALGQVNGLVILEADPPWGRPVRITARASAGREGVVSIDREAGLTGQVFHKAALTLEGYLRGHYAEVGSLAVTASVVFEQNYGHIEGDSAGLAELLAILSAIGGFPLRQDLAVTGAVDQLGNVLAVGGVTPKVEGFYRICKAVGLTGSQGVVLPKSNLVNLTLSEEVLQAVKAGQFHLYAVSQVDEALELFTGLKKGFRGAHERVRAALEEFQKLEEGQEEADTPDRKPFCG; encoded by the coding sequence GTGCGACTCTCTTACGACCTCCTTGAGTGGCGTACCTTTCCCCAAGACCCCGAAGCCTCCCTCCCGGAGGGTTCAAGCGAGAGCTTTTACGGCCAGGAACGGGCCAGAGAAGCCTTGGAGGCCGCTTTGCGCACCGGTGGGCACGGCTATTTGGTGGGGCCGCCTGGGCTGGGGAAAAAAGCCGCCCTGTTCGACTTCCTCAAGCATCACCCCCCCCGCACCCCGCCCCCCGATCAGCTCTACTTGCCGCTTTCCCCCTCGTTGGTCCTAGGTGTCCTTCTCCCGGCAGGGCAGGGTTGGGAGTTGCAGCGGGCGGCCTCGAGCTTTCTGGCCGAGCGCCAGTTGATCCAGGGCTACTTGGAGCAGATGCCTTTCTTGCAGGAAAAGTACCAGCTCGAGGCCCAGTTCAACGCCCAGCAGCGCGCTTTGCTGGAGAAGCTGGCCGAGGAAGCCAAGGCCCAGGGGTTCACCCTCGAGCGAACCGAGGAGGGGCTCCGGCTCTCCGGCCCCCAAGAGCCCTCGCCCGATCTCAAGGCGCGGCTGGAAGAGACCGTACTGGCCCTGATGAGCCTGGCCCACCGGGGTCGCGAGGCTTTGGGGCGGCTGCGCTACGAATGGGCGGCGCAGTACCTCGAGCCTCGGCTGCGCACCCTCTGCGAGCGCTACCCCACCGCCCGGCCCTACTGGGAAGCCCTCCACCGCCAGCTTTTGGCCTGGAGCGAGGCGGGAGAATACCCCCAGGACGTAACCCCCTGGCAGGCCCACCTGCTGCTGGGTGCCGCCTCGCAAAGCCCCCCGCCCGTGATCTATGAGCCCCTGCCAACCCCGGCTAGGCTCTGCGGGCGGCTCGAGTACCGCTCGGTGGAGGGAGGGCTTTTCACCCACGTCGGGCTGATCCGGCCCGGGGCGCTGCACAAGGCCCAAGGCGGGTTCTTGGTGCTTGACGCCATCCAGGTATGGCAGCAGGGAAGCTGGCCCTACCTCAAGCGGGCGCTCAAGAACGGCGAGATCGAGCTCTTCGGCGAGGAGGGCAACCCTAAGGTGCAAAGCCTGGAGGTCCTCCCCATGCCCCTACAGACCCAGGTCTTCCTGGTGGGAACCCCCGAGGTCTTCCATCTGCTGGAACACGACGAGGATTTCGCCGAGCTGTTTCGCTTCCGGGCAGAGTTCTCCCCGGTGCTCGAGGCCAACCCCCAGGCCCTGCGCTTTTTGGGAAACTTTGTCCAAAGCCACGGCTACCCCTTGCGCCAAGGGGCTCTGGCTGCCCTGTACGACCACGCCCGGCGCAGCGTGGAACACCGCCAGCTGCTGGACGCCAGGCTGGGGGAACTCCTCGCCCTAGCGCGGGAGGCCAGGGCCTTGGCCCCAACCCCCCTGACCCGGGAGGCGGTGCTGCAAGCCATCCGCCTGCACGAGGCGCGCTCGGCGCTAAGCGAAGAACACTTCTTGCGCGAAGTGCAGGAGGGGACCTGGAGCTTTCAGCTTCAGGGCAGGGCCTTGGGCCAGGTGAACGGCTTGGTGATCCTCGAGGCCGACCCTCCCTGGGGGCGCCCGGTGCGGATCACCGCCCGGGCCTCCGCCGGGCGGGAGGGGGTGGTCTCCATCGACCGCGAAGCTGGCCTCACCGGGCAGGTCTTTCACAAGGCGGCGCTTACCCTCGAGGGCTATCTACGCGGCCATTACGCCGAGGTGGGTTCGCTGGCGGTGACGGCGAGCGTGGTCTTCGAGCAGAACTATGGCCACATCGAGGGGGACTCGGCGGGGCTGGCTGAGCTGCTGGCGATCCTCTCGGCCATCGGGGGCTTCCCCCTGCGGCAAGACCTGGCCGTCACCGGTGCGGTGGATCAGCTGGGAAACGTGCTGGCGGTGGGTGGGGTTACCCCCAAGGTGGAGGGTTTCTACCGTATCTGCAAGGCAGTAGGGCTCACCGGAAGCCAGGGGGTGGTGTTGCCAAAATCCAATCTGGTCAACCTGACCCTCTCGGAAGAGGTGTTGCAGGCCGTAAAAGCCGGGCAGTTCCACCTCTACGCGGTGAGCCAAGTGGACGAGGC